One Chordicoccus furentiruminis DNA window includes the following coding sequences:
- a CDS encoding ABC transporter substrate-binding protein, whose translation MLAPMSVAASSSTAEAPSTGVSLRLVNGKIEVDKALKELAAEYKKKTGVDVQIESMGGGIDIQSTLKGYYQADNMPDIFVCGSDSDFANWEGLLADMSDQDWVSDTDASYKDKDGKVIGFPYTTEAIGLAYNADILDKAGIDPSKITGPDALKSAFETLDSKKDELGLTAVVGYCAEATNLYWSTGNHLFGVYEDAGLKRDDTTYVDKLPELDTDRFTDYANMVALFNQYSDPSLLVSGTYDQQILNFASGKYAFVTQGSWIGATMTSDDKEQYDAAGDFKVGMLPYAFEDGIDTIQTNSPSWWAVFQNDNTEEAEKFLSWCASNDGGQKQLVEGAGFISPFKSCTYVAADPFAQTISDYTAAGKTSAWHWLQNKDGLAQNALGQVYQDFASGSMDTDGFVQAVQQVLTQYYAS comes from the coding sequence ATGCTTGCGCCGATGAGCGTGGCGGCTTCGTCCAGCACGGCGGAAGCTCCGTCTACGGGCGTCAGCCTTCGTCTGGTCAACGGCAAGATCGAGGTCGACAAGGCTCTGAAGGAGCTGGCGGCAGAGTACAAGAAGAAGACTGGAGTGGACGTCCAGATCGAGTCCATGGGCGGCGGCATCGACATCCAGTCCACACTGAAAGGCTATTATCAGGCAGACAATATGCCGGATATCTTCGTCTGCGGAAGCGATTCCGATTTCGCGAACTGGGAAGGCCTTCTGGCTGACATGAGCGATCAGGACTGGGTTTCCGACACGGACGCGTCCTACAAGGACAAGGACGGCAAGGTGATCGGCTTCCCGTACACGACAGAAGCGATCGGTCTCGCCTACAACGCGGACATTCTTGACAAGGCGGGCATCGATCCTTCGAAGATCACCGGCCCGGATGCTCTGAAGAGCGCGTTCGAGACGCTTGATTCCAAGAAGGACGAGCTGGGTCTGACCGCAGTGGTCGGCTACTGCGCGGAGGCGACGAACCTCTACTGGTCCACCGGCAACCATCTGTTCGGCGTCTATGAGGACGCGGGCCTGAAGCGCGACGACACCACCTATGTTGACAAGCTTCCGGAGCTGGATACCGACCGTTTCACGGATTACGCGAACATGGTCGCGCTGTTCAACCAGTATTCGGATCCGTCCCTTCTGGTTTCCGGCACGTATGACCAGCAGATCCTGAACTTCGCCTCCGGCAAGTACGCGTTCGTGACGCAGGGCTCCTGGATCGGCGCGACGATGACCTCCGACGACAAGGAGCAGTACGATGCGGCCGGCGACTTCAAGGTCGGCATGCTTCCGTACGCGTTCGAGGACGGCATTGACACGATTCAGACGAACTCTCCGTCCTGGTGGGCGGTGTTCCAGAACGACAACACCGAGGAAGCCGAGAAGTTCCTGAGCTGGTGTGCATCCAACGACGGCGGCCAGAAGCAGCTTGTCGAGGGCGCCGGCTTCATCAGCCCGTTCAAGTCCTGCACCTATGTCGCGGCTGATCCGTTCGCTCAGACGATCTCTGACTACACGGCGGCAGGCAAGACCTCTGCTTGGCACTGGCTGCAGAACAAGGACGGCCTTGCGCAGAACGCTCTCGGTCAGGTCTATCAGGACTTCGCGTCCGGCAGCATGGATACGGACGGATTTGTCCAGGCCGTGCAGCAGGTTCTGACTCAGTACTACGCATCCTGA
- the malQ gene encoding 4-alpha-glucanotransferase translates to MRKSGILMPVFSLPGAYGIGCFSESARRFVDFLADAGQSYWQILPVGPTGYGDSPYQSFSTFAGNPYFISLERLMEKGLLERTELNTLDFGDDAEAVDYGAMYRSRLAALRTAYRRSAFRTEAAFQAFVGENRFWLEDYALFMAVKDSFGGRSMHEWPEDIRAHRPEAVAEYRERFRDEMMFYEFLQYEFFAEWQELRAYAASRKIQIIGDIPIYVSSDSADFWAHRELFQTDAEGQPTAVAGCPPDGFSATGQLWGNPLYRWPYHKETGFAWWITRIGRMRDLYDVIRIDHFRGFDEYFSVPAGAPDASGGHWEKGPGMDLFRAIGERYPGICIIAEDLGYVTDTVRRLVRDSGFPNMKVLEFAFDSRDSSGKQDYLPYNYNRNCVVYTGTHDNETLAGWLGSILPEERRDLKDYLGTESDDPEVLVDLVIRMALSSCADTAVIPMQDYLGLDNRARINQPSTFGTNWRWRVREDALTPELAARIRKLTVVYGRS, encoded by the coding sequence ATGAGAAAATCTGGAATTCTGATGCCGGTTTTCAGTTTGCCCGGCGCGTACGGTATCGGCTGTTTTTCGGAGAGTGCGCGCCGCTTCGTCGATTTTCTGGCGGATGCGGGCCAGTCCTACTGGCAGATTCTGCCGGTTGGGCCCACGGGGTACGGGGATTCGCCGTACCAGTCCTTTTCAACGTTCGCGGGCAATCCGTATTTTATCAGCCTTGAACGTCTGATGGAGAAGGGCCTGCTGGAACGGACAGAGCTGAATACACTTGATTTCGGAGACGATGCGGAGGCCGTGGACTACGGCGCGATGTACCGGTCGCGTCTTGCCGCGCTCAGGACGGCGTACCGGCGAAGCGCATTCCGGACGGAGGCGGCTTTTCAGGCTTTTGTCGGAGAGAACCGTTTCTGGCTGGAGGACTATGCGCTTTTTATGGCGGTCAAGGATTCCTTCGGCGGACGGAGCATGCATGAGTGGCCGGAGGATATCCGTGCTCACCGGCCGGAAGCGGTGGCGGAGTACCGGGAGCGTTTCCGGGACGAGATGATGTTCTACGAGTTTCTTCAGTATGAATTCTTTGCCGAGTGGCAGGAGCTGAGGGCGTACGCCGCCTCGAGGAAGATCCAGATTATCGGGGACATTCCGATTTACGTTTCTTCGGACAGCGCGGATTTCTGGGCGCACCGCGAGCTGTTTCAGACCGACGCGGAAGGACAGCCGACGGCTGTGGCCGGCTGCCCGCCGGACGGTTTTTCAGCGACCGGCCAGCTGTGGGGGAACCCGCTCTACCGCTGGCCGTATCATAAGGAAACAGGCTTCGCGTGGTGGATCACCCGGATCGGCCGGATGCGTGATCTTTACGATGTGATCCGGATCGACCATTTCCGGGGGTTCGATGAGTATTTTTCGGTGCCGGCCGGCGCGCCGGACGCTTCCGGCGGCCACTGGGAGAAGGGGCCGGGGATGGATCTTTTCCGTGCGATCGGGGAGCGTTATCCAGGTATCTGCATCATCGCCGAGGATCTGGGCTATGTCACCGATACCGTGCGCAGGCTGGTCCGGGATTCCGGCTTCCCGAACATGAAGGTGCTGGAGTTTGCCTTCGATTCCAGGGATTCCTCCGGCAAGCAGGACTATCTTCCCTACAATTACAACCGGAACTGCGTGGTCTATACGGGAACGCACGACAATGAGACGCTGGCCGGCTGGCTGGGCAGCATTCTGCCGGAGGAGCGGCGGGATCTGAAGGACTATCTCGGAACGGAGTCGGACGACCCGGAGGTGCTGGTTGATCTGGTGATCCGTATGGCGCTGTCATCCTGCGCGGATACGGCTGTGATCCCGATGCAGGACTATCTGGGGCTCGACAACCGTGCGCGGATCAACCAGCCGTCAACCTTCGGGACCAACTGGAGATGGCGTGTGCGGGAGGATGCGCTGACGCCGGAGCTGGCGGCGAGGATCCGGAAGCTGACGGTGGTCTATGGCAGAAGCTGA